The nucleotide sequence GCCACGATTTGACGGCCGCACTCCGGTGCAAACACTCGTTCATCAAATGCCTCCGGCCGAATCAGTTGCACCAGCAGCGGCTTCCTCGCGTGCCAACTCCGCCTCTTCTTCCGCTTCGGCCAGCCCCAACGCGGGATCGATCATCCAGCGGTCAAGCACGTACAACGCGGTGGACGGTCCACCCGCCGGATCGACCGCTTCGACGGTCACTCGAATCGCCAGCAAGCCATCCAATTGCCCAGGCTGAACTTCGACCGAATACATAAAAGCGGTCAGCGAAGTCGAATCAAACGCTTCCATCGGAGACGACGGAACGCTGACGGGTGTGACCAGATAATCCAACAGGATTTCAGACATCTTTCGTTGGGCCAACAAGCGCGCCATCGCCAAGTCACGAGCTTCCCGCGCCGCATCGGCACCGGTACTCGCGATCTGTGACAACACCGCCAGGGAACCGCCCAGAATGGCCAGTGCCAGAACCAATTCCAACAACGAAATGCCGCTTCGCGTCTGCATTGGTTCACCCCTCCGACGTGACAGCGGTTGAAACAATCGCGACTTCGCCCGTGATCCCACGGATC is from Crateriforma conspicua and encodes:
- a CDS encoding type II secretion system protein; translated protein: MQTRSGISLLELVLALAILGGSLAVLSQIASTGADAAREARDLAMARLLAQRKMSEILLDYLVTPVSVPSSPMEAFDSTSLTAFMYSVEVQPGQLDGLLAIRVTVEAVDPAGGPSTALYVLDRWMIDPALGLAEAEEEAELAREEAAAGATDSAGGI